Proteins found in one Apostichopus japonicus isolate 1M-3 chromosome 16, ASM3797524v1, whole genome shotgun sequence genomic segment:
- the LOC139983041 gene encoding uncharacterized protein, with protein MAALTRASQCPTNTDLQCLMHIESVRFETVKALTNIRWFKVTSCAKEWLDLSGRDSEIAGRIQHMGLLDEGLHYDQACVQQQKMMGFHDTCYRRFVDSKRIAAARKRTVPEEPLCDLTPKKRRKRSRQASRSSGILPVQCIICGKRNSFMTRRCKRVQDKLQQAETFDGGLLRQAAERKRDEHILMHIRGKDCVAIEVRYHSQCYKNYIRFLHRRTETDPERGQLEMDYQVAYELFCGTTVQPRLIDNEEIMRMTKLVQLFVLKIKEHEGADLLSYRSDKLKYRLQRDYPQLCFHRPFRRNKCEIVYTDALSPGSVMENLGNSEDSSTGTSEVEMDTPTCSYAVTGQDSMRMLYNAGMILKNAIKQSPGLTCPWPPTSSDLTLDSARELVPLELFNFMAWCTGATEEPCLKTVADVSCKDETNILSLCQDIIYAASNGRKQTPKSLSLGLTVRHLTGSSQLLRLLNNFGHCSSWDTIIGLETSLAQLQLATSHKVPKGFLEKAPTVLVWDNIDFGEETVSGHGTTHHTNGIMIQSHISEQTELNDRPKVKKGVRSLTPTMTPMETFISVGRKGPKLVGDVTLVNSSLYSPAIRSALQKDFIFLLSKFLDGKSEVPGWTGFNISLSGRMTLQKSAIHYLPVIEASPTEMTTINTIIHRSLSIADNLQLEHICLVFDQAIYAKVQQIRWSRDDVMKRTVVRLGELHTCMSYMGIIGKRFGDAGLRDLLIESEVVAAGSIIGVLSGHHYNRSVHSHKLMYEALQRMRFSAFKDTLTEEEVQKYSSLLHPGDVNVKDIEAGSPELSDLMGCYDKFVTRKNSESPTFALWSSYIDMVQLLLVFIRATRESDWHMHLAAIRFMMPWFFAYDRTNYSRYLPPYWVEMVNLPTTHPRCYEEVSKRGEWTVQRQDRHPFASIACDQAIEQTCNRDSKTRGGITSFTLNRGAVQRWILSQPERSAVTRQCELLSGLDHHGRLPKELDSARTKRDDIAVDSIISTVNSMINPFDCSTEDLVCISSGAVASDRVKDDLMNAVEGGEADTVEFIRDRLIENKVDLFSAIKQKKLKTFSENSHSVGKTSTDVVKQNRVFFARLLVVGQKRKIDLPEVLSYSLGSVSFPFASASGTLAKTDKSALLHAIEDQAINHLVREVPSNAAILIDGLALIQSMREIPETFGELAGAILQQVCGLATKNKCSRVDFVTDCYPAISIKNTERARRAEAGSQTIKIYSKDQKTPKQFKKFLSNGSNKEALIDFLLSTWREASSKLQPRNLIIFTTSGEHCYCLEWKEGVVEASPCLELFCDHEEADTRLLLHAAHASLSNQTVIIKSPDTDVAIIALTLLDSLPGYIYFMTGKGNKSRIIDLQKVRASLSTSSKCLIGLHIFTGCDSTSAFYGKGKQKALKVLEEHPEFQESFCNLGSAFQLQEQTLSSLEKFVCLLYGQSAADSVDDARYKVFCSSPSSEQSLPPTKDALIQHVKRCTYQAAIHHRALQPRINAPSPDGH; from the exons atggcggctctCACGCGAGCTAGTCAGTGTCCGACGAACACAGATCTACAGTGCTTAatgcacattgaatctgtaagATTTGAAACCgtcaaggcactgacgaatatCCGTTGGTTTAAAGTaacttcctgcgctaaagaaTGGCTTGATCTCAGCGGCAGAGACAGTGAAATCGCTGGTCGAATCCAACACATGGGGTTACTCGATGAAGGCCTACACTACGATCAAGCCTGTGTTCAACAGCAGAAaatgatggggttccacgatacGTGTTACAGGCGGTTCGTTGATAGTAAGCGCATCGCCGCTGCAAGAAAACGCACAGTACCAGAGGAGCCCCTATGTGATTTGACACCGAAGAAACGACGGAAAAGATCAAGGCAAgcaagcagaagctctggtaTATTGCCTGTGCAATGCATTATATGTGGGAAACGCAACTCATTCATGACTCGGCGTTGCAAACGGGTACaagacaagctgcagcaggcagagacttttgatggag gattgcttcgacaagcagcagagcgaAAGAGAGATGAGCACATATTGATGCACATTAGAGGGAAAGACTGTGTTGCAATAGAAGTTCGGTACCACTCTCAATGTTATAAGAATTACATACGATTCTTGCACAGGAGGACCGAGACAGATcctgaaag AGGTCAACTGGAGATGGATTATCAGGTGGCCTATGAATTGTTCTGTGGCACTACCGTCCAGCCAAGGTTAATTGACAACGAGGAGATCATGAGGATGACCAAGCTTGTACAGCTGTTTGTACTAAAAATAAAGGAGCATGAAGGTGCAGATCTCCTGTCTTACAG AAGTGACAAGTTAAAGTATCGTCTCCAAAGGGACTATCCACAGCTCTGCTTCCACAGACCTTTCCGCAGGAACAAATGTGAGATAGTCTATACTGATGCTTTGTCTCCAGGAAGTGTGATGGAAAATCTGGGAAATTCTGAAGATTCATCAACTGGAACTTCGGAGGTTGAGATGGATACTCCAACCTGTTCGTATGCAGTTACAGGACAAGATTCCATGAGAATGTTGTACAATGCAG GTATGATTCTCAAGAATGCAATTAAGCAATCTCCCGGACTAACATGCCCTTGGCCACCAACATCAAGTGACCTTACCCTAGATTCTGCAAGAGAGCTGGTACCATTGGAACTTTTCAACTTTATGGCATGGTGCACTGGGGCAACTGAAGAGCCATGTCTGAAAACTGTTGCTGATGTAAGTTGTAAGGATGAGAcaaatattttgtctttatGTCAGGATATCATCTACGCAGCATCAAATGGGCGGAAACAGACTCCCAAATCACTGTCCTTAGGACTAACAGTGAGGCATCTGACAGGTTCATCCCAACTCTTAAGGTTGTTGAACAATTTTGGTCATTGCTCTTCATGGGACACAATTATTGGGTTGGAGACAAGTCTTGCACAGCTACAACTAGCAACTTCACATAAAGTTCCTAAAGGTTTCTTGGAAAAAGCCCCAACAGTGCTTGTGTGGGACAACATAGACTTTGGAGAGGAGACTGTTTCAGGCCATGGCACCACACACCACACGAACGGGATCATGATCCAGAGTCACATTAGCGAGCAGACAGAACTGAATGATAGGCCAAAAGTTAAGAAAGGTGTCCGTTCTCTTACTCCCACCATGACACCAATGGAGACTTTCATTAGTGTGGGAAGAAAAGGCCCAAAGTTAGTTGGTGATGTAACACTGGTTAATAGTTCCCTGTATAGCCCTGCAATCAGATCTGCACTTCAGAAGgactttatttttcttctatcaAAGTTCTTGGATGGGAAATCAGAAGTACCTGGTTGGACAGGGTTTAATATCAGCCTGTCAGGAAGGATGACTCTGCAAAAGTCTGCTATCCACTACCTACCGGTGATAGAAGCCTCCCCAACAGAAATGACGACTATTAATACTATCATTCATAGGAGTCTTTCCATTGCAGATAATCTACAGCTAGAACATATTTGTTTGGTCTTTGACCAAGCAATATATGCCAAGGTTCAACAGATCAGATGGTCAAGAGATGATGTGATGAAGCGTACAGTTGTACGTCTTGGAGAGCTGCATACCTGTATGTCATACATGGGAATAATTGGTAAACGCTTTGGTGATGCAGGTCTCCGAGATTTACTAATTGAATCAGAAGTGGTAGCTGCAGGTTCAATCATTGGTGTCTTGAGTGGTCACCATTACAACAGAAGTGTACACTCTCACAAACTTATGTATGAAGCTCTCCAAAGAATGCGATTCTCAGCATTTAAGGACACCCTTACTGAAGAAGAGGTACAGAAATACTCTTCCTTATTGCATCCTGGGGATGTTAATGTCAAGGATATAGAGGCAGGGTCTCCGGAGTTATCAGATCTTATGGGATGCTATGACAAGTTTGTGACCAGGAAAAACTCGGAGAGTCCAACCTTTGCACTGTGGAGCTCATACATTGATATGGTACAGTTACTTCTAGTATTTATCAGAGCAACACGCGAATCTGATTGGCACATGCATCTCGCAGCTATCCGTTTTATGATGCCATGGTTTTTTGCTTATGACAGGACGAATTACTCCAGATACCTTCCACCATATTGGGTAGAAATGGTAAATTTGCCAACCACACATCCACGTTGTTATGAAGAGGTGTCGAAAAGAGGTGAATGGACAGTGCAGCGCCAAGACAGACACCCATTTGCTTCTATTGCATGTGACCAAGCAATTGAACAGACATGTAACAGAGATAGTAAAACAAGGGGAGGAATCACTAGCTTCACATTGAATCGTGGAGCAGTTCAACGATGGATTCTATCACAACCTGAGAGATCAGCTGTTACGCGACAGTGTGAACTTCTGTCCGGCCTTGATCACCATGGGCGGTTGCCGAAAGAATTAGACAGTGCAAGGACCAAGAGAGATGACATAGCCGTTGATTCCATCATATCAACAGTCAATAGCATGATCAATCCATTTGATTGTTCTACAGAAGATTTGGTCTGTATCAGTTCTGGTGCTGTTGCAAGTGATAGGGTGAAAGATGATTTGATGAATGCAGTGGAAGGTGGAGAAGCAGATACTGTTGAGTTCATAAGGGATCGGTTGATTGAAAACAAGGTGGATTTGTTTTCAGCAATAAAGCAGAAGAAACTGAAAACTTTTTCAGAAAATTCACACAGTGTGGGAAAAACAAGTACAGATGTTGTGAAGCAGAACAGAGTATTCTTTGCTCGCCTCCTAGTTGTCGGGCAAAAGCGCAAGATTGACCTGCCAGAAGTTTTGTCCTATTCTCTTGGAAGTGTTTCATTCCCTTTTGCTAGTGCCAGTGGTACTTTAGCAAAGACTGATAAATCGGCCCTGCTTCATGCAATTGAGGACCAAGCCATTAACCATCTCGTAAGAGAAGTTCCATCAAATGCAGCTATATTAATTGATGGTTTGGCTCTTATTCAATCGATGCGGGAGATTCCAGAAACATTTGGAGAACTGGCGGGAGCCATTCTTCAGCAAGTGTGTGGATTGGCAACGAAGAACAAATGTTCTCGTGTGGACTTTGTAACAGATTGTTACCCTGCAATAAGTATAAAGAATACAGAGAGGGCTAGAAGGGCAGAGGCTGGATCACAGACCATCAAGATATATAGCAAGGACCAGAAAACTCCGAAGCAGTTCAAAAAGTTCCTTTCAAATGGTTCTAACAAAGAAGCATTAATTGATTTCCTACTCTCAACTTGGAGAGAAGCTTCATCCAAGTTGCAACCAAGAAACCTTATTATTTTTACCACAAGTGGTgaacattgttattgtttggaGTGGAAGGAGGGAGTGGTAGAGGCTTCACCTTGCTTGGAGTTGTTCTGCGACCATGAGGAAGCAGATACACGATTATTGCTCCATGCAGCACATGCTAGTTTGTCAAACCAAACAGTTATCATCAAAAGTCCAGACACTGATGTGGCCATCATAGCACTCACACTGTTGGACAGTTTGCCTGGGTATATCTATTTCATGACAGGAAAAGGAAATAAGAGTCGCATCATAGACTTACAGAAAGTACGTGCAAGTTTGAGCACCTCTTCTAAATGCCTTATTGGTCTTCACATTTTTACAGGATGTGATTCAACAAGTGCATTCTATGGGAAAGGAAAACAGAAGGCATTGAAGGTACTAGAAGAGCATCCTGAGTTTCAAGAATCGTTTTGCAATCTGGGGAGTGCTTTCCAGTTACAAGAGCAAACACTGTCATCCCTTGAGAAATTTGTCTGTTTGTTGTATGGTCAATCAGCTGCTGATAGTGTTGATGATGCCaggtacaaggtgttctgttcatctccatcctcagagcagagtttaccaccaaccaaagatgctctgatccagcatgtgAAGCGCTGCACCtaccaggctgctattcaccATAGGGCATTACAGCCAAGGATTAATGCACCCTCGCCAGATGGACATTGA
- the LOC139983598 gene encoding low-density lipoprotein receptor-related protein 1-like, with translation MKYQINLYQCFLFLFFLGGNLLTTEACDVTLSNSTGTFTSPEYPNLYPSNVNCTWHLQAAEGKVIELTFDDVQLEAEFGGLCNDSITIADPTPGSEFQPAIFCDDGPGWPRHPIRFLSTTNQLTIHMQTDNTVEATGFSARYSQVLPRTEYIAAVGTDIASIVRFDRFSTKGIQHLPLPRSTRPSALTFDPIRAYFYYTDIQEKFIARVNIKDDTHDILVDDHIGTPSGIAVAYITGLMYWGDSSRNEVSVSRLDGTSRKYISPPDPGCETPRAVALSLDHRSVFWNCRQSLMRSKADGSELVVLVNGLNDVKTLQIDPYDNVLYWINALGDTADLERINLNGTDRQQVYRHALFSAFHGFTMDSFALFWSHPIDAKSVPCRKR, from the exons ATGAAATaccaaataaatttatatcaatgtttcttatttcttttctttttgggaGGAAATTTGCTCACGACAGAAG CCTGTGATGTCACGCTCTCGAACTCTACGGGGACATTTACATCGCCTGAATATCCAAATTTGTATCCTTCCAATGTTAACTGTACATGGCACTTACAAGCTGCAGAAGGAAAAGTCATCGAGTTGACGTTCGATGATGTTCAACTCGAAGCAGAATTCGGCGGTCTTTGCAACGATTCAATCACg ATCGCTGATCCCACGCCAGGGTCAGAATTCCAACCAGCGATATTTTGCGATGACGGTCCTGGCTGGCCAAGGCACCCGATTCGCTTTCTATCGACGACAAACCAATTGACCATCCACATGCAAACGGATAACACGGTTGAGGCAACAGGTTTTAGTGCTCGGTACAGTCAAG TACTACCAAGAACGGAATACATCGCTGCCGTTGGAACCGACATTGCTTCAATTGTCCGTTTCGACAGATTCAGCACAAAAGGAATTCAACACCTTCCCCTGCCAAGATCGACGCGTCCATCCGCGTTGACATTTGATCCGATCAGAGCTTACTTTTATTACACTGATATACAAGAGAAGTTTATTGCTCGAGTAAATATCAAAGATGACACCCACGATATTCTCGTAGACGACCATATAGGCA CTCCGTCAGGCATAGCAGTCGCTTACATAACGGGATTGATGTATTGGGGTGATTCTAGTCGAAATGAGGTGTCCGTGTCAAGACTCGACGGCACTTCTAGGAAGTACATCTCTCCACCAGACCCCGGATGTGAAACCCCACGAGCGGTTGCATTAAGTTTGGATCATAG ATCAGTGTTCTGGAATTGTAGACAGAGTTTAATGAGATCAAAGGCAGACGGATCAGAGCTGGTTGTCCTTGTTAATGGATTAAACGATGTGAAGACATTACAGATTGATCCTTATG acAATGTTCTCTATTGGATAAATGCACTAGGAGACACCGCTGACCTAGAGAGGATAAACCTGAATGGTACCGACCGTCAACAGGTGTATCGTCACGCACTGTTTTCAGCTTTCCATGGTTTCACTATGGACAGTTTCGCCCTGTTCTGGTCTCATCCAATCGACGCAAAAAGTGTACCATGTCGAAAGAGGTAG